In Nocardioides cavernae, a single genomic region encodes these proteins:
- a CDS encoding PadR family transcriptional regulator codes for MSQDVPVTGYAILGLLTFGDELTGYEVKQRADVTLRFYWVSPAMSQIYTELRRLTGLGLVRADARPDDGREVTTYAITDAGQQALKDWMDQTPAGFPVLKHTVLLRLLIGHASEPEQTRRMLLDYLDELERATTDLAEVREALRGADRPGEPFRFPSLVADWGLDYFAAEGRHARRALDSLEDGAPG; via the coding sequence ATGAGTCAAGACGTCCCGGTGACGGGTTACGCGATCCTCGGCCTCCTCACCTTCGGCGACGAGCTGACGGGGTACGAGGTCAAGCAGCGCGCCGACGTCACGCTCCGCTTCTACTGGGTCTCCCCCGCGATGAGCCAGATCTACACCGAGCTGCGACGCCTCACCGGCCTCGGGCTGGTGCGGGCGGACGCCCGCCCCGACGACGGCCGCGAGGTGACGACGTACGCCATCACCGACGCGGGCCAGCAGGCGCTCAAGGACTGGATGGACCAGACGCCCGCCGGTTTCCCCGTCCTCAAGCACACCGTGCTGCTGCGGTTGCTGATCGGCCACGCGAGCGAGCCCGAGCAGACCCGACGCATGCTGCTGGACTACCTCGACGAGCTCGAGCGGGCGACGACCGACCTCGCCGAGGTGAGGGAGGCGCTGCGCGGCGCGGACCGACCGGGCGAGCCGTTCCGGTTCCCGTCGCTGGTCGCCGACTGGGGGCTGGACTACTTCGCCGCCGAGGGACGTCACGCCCGCCGCGCGCTGGACAGCCTCGAGGACGGCGCACCAGGCTGA
- a CDS encoding WD40/YVTN/BNR-like repeat-containing protein codes for MSRTLLMVGTRKGMWLGTSDEARTSWEWTGPHFPMEEVYSVMVDTRGSTPRLLAGASSSWLGPQVWRSDDLGATWDETPNGAARFPEDTDTTLARVWQLQPGTSADGGDDVVWAGTEPGAVFRSEDRGETFSLVRGLWDHPHRPEWNEGFGGQAFHTILPHPSDPSRVLAALSTGGVYVTEDGGSSWKASNTGVKAEFFPGERNYPEFGQCVHKVARDAADPERLYLQNHGGVYRSDDGGASWQDIAPGLPTEFGFAMVAHPHRADTAYNFPITGAEARWPVDGKARVYRTTDAGASWEPLGEGILPDGYYTAVMRDALCADDHDQPGLYFGGRNGGVWASPDEGASWQEIHKDLPDVLVVRAARI; via the coding sequence ATGTCGCGCACCCTGCTCATGGTCGGAACCCGCAAGGGCATGTGGCTCGGGACCTCCGACGAGGCCCGCACGTCATGGGAGTGGACCGGGCCGCACTTCCCGATGGAAGAGGTCTACTCCGTCATGGTCGACACCCGCGGCAGCACGCCACGCCTGCTCGCGGGCGCCTCGTCGAGCTGGCTCGGCCCGCAGGTCTGGCGCTCCGACGACCTCGGTGCCACGTGGGACGAGACGCCCAACGGCGCCGCCCGCTTCCCTGAGGACACGGACACCACGTTGGCCCGGGTGTGGCAGCTGCAGCCCGGCACCTCGGCCGACGGCGGCGACGACGTCGTCTGGGCGGGCACCGAGCCGGGCGCGGTCTTCCGCTCGGAGGACCGGGGCGAGACGTTCTCCCTCGTCCGCGGCCTCTGGGACCACCCGCACCGACCGGAGTGGAACGAGGGCTTCGGCGGACAGGCCTTCCACACGATCCTGCCGCACCCCTCCGACCCTTCGCGCGTGCTCGCGGCGCTGTCCACCGGCGGGGTGTACGTCACCGAGGACGGAGGGTCGTCCTGGAAGGCGTCGAACACCGGGGTGAAGGCGGAGTTCTTCCCCGGTGAGCGCAACTACCCCGAGTTCGGCCAGTGCGTGCACAAGGTCGCCCGGGACGCCGCTGATCCCGAGCGGCTCTACCTGCAGAACCACGGCGGGGTCTACCGCTCCGACGACGGCGGCGCGTCCTGGCAGGACATCGCCCCGGGGCTACCGACCGAGTTCGGCTTCGCCATGGTGGCCCACCCGCACCGCGCGGACACGGCGTACAACTTCCCGATCACGGGCGCCGAGGCCCGCTGGCCCGTCGACGGGAAGGCGCGGGTCTACCGCACCACCGACGCTGGCGCGTCCTGGGAGCCGCTGGGGGAGGGGATCCTGCCCGACGGCTACTACACCGCCGTCATGCGCGACGCCCTCTGCGCCGACGACCACGACCAGCCCGGCCTCTACTTCGGCGGCCGCAACGGCGGCGTCTGGGCCTCGCCCGACGAGGGCGCGTCGTGGCAGGAGATCCACAAGGACCTGCCGGACGTCCTCGTGGTCCGTGCCGCGCGGATATGA
- a CDS encoding SRPBCC family protein has protein sequence MADFSLSRSIRVHASPDRIHALLDDFREWQKWSPWEGLDPDLNREYSGPDHGVGSTYHWAGNKKAGEGEMAITESTPTSVVVDLVFLKPFKATNVTRFDLAPVGDSTDVTWTMTGSRSAIMSVGGKLFFDKAIAKDFDRGLGDLKTQAERGA, from the coding sequence ATGGCCGACTTCTCGCTGTCGCGGAGCATCCGCGTCCACGCGTCCCCGGACCGCATCCACGCCCTGCTGGACGACTTCCGTGAGTGGCAGAAGTGGTCGCCCTGGGAGGGCCTGGACCCCGACCTGAACCGGGAGTACTCCGGCCCCGACCACGGCGTCGGGTCGACGTACCACTGGGCCGGCAACAAGAAGGCCGGTGAGGGCGAGATGGCGATCACGGAGTCCACCCCGACCTCGGTCGTCGTCGACCTGGTCTTCCTCAAGCCCTTCAAGGCCACGAACGTCACCCGCTTCGACCTCGCCCCGGTCGGCGACTCCACCGACGTCACCTGGACGATGACCGGCTCCCGCAGCGCGATCATGTCGGTGGGCGGCAAGCTCTTCTTCGACAAGGCGATCGCCAAGGACTTCGACCGCGGCCTCGGCGACCTCAAGACCCAGGCCGAGCGCGGCGCCTGA